In Roseofilum capinflatum BLCC-M114, the following are encoded in one genomic region:
- a CDS encoding LmeA family phospholipid-binding protein, protein MTPAQPREIETRPGSKHGLISRVLSPALQLWLRSQAEEIHDLHLRIDAGDRQILSGLIPHVAVQASQAIYQGLHLSQLQLEADTIRTNLPQVLRRKPLRLLDPILVKGQLQITAQQLQDSLTPGGLLSQGLTEFLRELLKASQTNGGDRLLATSSPQWHTITLGHHQLSLEATWPQPDDPHACLKINSNLDLIQGHLLHFHSLTIDTPPGWFTQPLDSLDIELGTEVALEQLHISPEKIFCIGQITVLP, encoded by the coding sequence ATGACCCCAGCGCAGCCGAGAGAAATAGAGACCCGTCCAGGCAGTAAACACGGTCTCATTAGTCGGGTACTTTCTCCCGCCTTACAACTGTGGCTCCGATCGCAAGCAGAAGAAATCCACGATTTACATCTGAGGATTGATGCAGGCGATCGCCAAATTCTATCCGGTCTCATTCCCCATGTCGCCGTCCAAGCCAGTCAAGCCATCTACCAAGGACTCCATCTGAGCCAACTTCAGCTCGAAGCCGACACCATTCGCACGAATTTACCCCAAGTTTTGCGGCGCAAACCCTTGCGTCTCCTTGACCCCATTCTCGTCAAGGGGCAACTCCAAATTACGGCCCAACAACTCCAAGACTCCCTCACCCCTGGAGGACTGCTCTCCCAAGGACTCACCGAATTTCTGCGAGAACTACTCAAAGCCAGTCAAACAAATGGCGGCGATCGCCTCCTAGCCACGTCTTCCCCCCAGTGGCACACCATTACCCTCGGTCACCATCAACTCAGCCTAGAAGCCACCTGGCCTCAACCTGACGATCCTCACGCCTGTCTCAAAATAAACAGCAATCTAGACCTGATTCAGGGTCATTTACTACACTTCCATTCCCTTACCATTGACACTCCACCAGGCTGGTTCACCCAACCCTTAGACTCCCTCGATATCGAACTCGGAACTGAAGTGGCCCTTGAACAGCTCCACATCAGCCCGGAAAAAATCTTCTGTATCGGTCAAATTACCGTTCTCCCCTGA